In Plasmodium brasilianum strain Bolivian I chromosome 12, whole genome shotgun sequence, the genomic window ttaaatacatacatacatacataaataaataaacatatatacatatatatatattcccaATAGTATAGTACATATGCCCATTTAATCCTTTTGTAATCACgcatattctttatatatatcctctacgtagaataaaatattttgatatatgtGGTTGTGGGTATGAACTAAAAAAGGGACTTCTACTAACTAGTAGTTAAAGCAAATGAAGAAATGAAATATGATATCCTTATGGACAAAGCTTGTGTTTTGTGCCtgttattttgtatatgcatatgctaGTTTGTTAAgttgttattttgtttaattgttttttttaatctgcTCCGTTTtgctttgttttgttttatttaattttaattttttcttttttataatgttaatgtttttattgttatttattttgttatttatgcaaatgaagcaaaatgtattttaaaaaattaaaaaagtaaatgtgGGTATTGAAGTATATCAAAAAGGATTactaattatttgtttttttctttttttgtttgtttacttttttacttgtacatttgtttacttttttacgtgtacattttacttttttacttgtacatttgtttacttttttacttgtacatttgtttacttttttacttgtacatttgtttacatttttacttgtacatttgtttacatttttacttgtacatttgtttacttttttacttgaacatttgtttatttttttatttgttcatttatttattattattctttattcgcataaagaaaaaagggaaacagaacttcacaaaaaaaatcgaataaaaagtaaaatttaacaaaatgcAAATGTTTTAAGATTTATTCCTTATAatgaatacattttattaatataacaaataaatgaagcgttcttttttttctttttttttttttttctcttttcaaaaaaggataaataaaaattcatttacATTTGCAAGGTTCACAATATGCGGATTTAGACAAGTCAGATAAGGTACATTTTTGTCTTCTTCTTATATATACTGGATCAGACACATAACTAATAGTTGGTAgttgatattttttatgtgtttccagatcattcattttttcgaAAAATGGTCCTTGCGCATAACTTATTAAAGGGAcctcatataatatattcttggCGTAAAATTCGCTATCTATTTGATGATAATACAGCTGAGGATGATCAAAAGATTCTAACACAATGCGTTCAGTAGGTATACAAGGAAAATCAACGGATTTTTCTCTGCTACAAAGATCATGGAATTCATTGTACGTATAAGTCCTTTCTGTAACTTTTATTTCTGCTTTTTCTGATATGAAGAtgtagaagaaaaatatgcacatatgtgtttgagtatatatgcatacatacacttttatattaatacgtacgtacgtatgtatgtatgtatatatatatgcatatatagcATAATGCTTTTACCGATAATGcagcatataaatataaaaaaatagatgtaccacataaaatgaatgtaggagaaaaataaataagcatTATACGTAAAACGGAATTTCAATACATTAAGCtattaattgtttatatttaccaCAGCAGCATTTACACATATTGCAAGATGAGCATGTAGACTTGCtgaatatattcattttaaaaaaaaaaaaaaaatattaagtacaaaaaaactataaaaatgtaatacgGGAAAAGAGATTTGCTTTTTGTTCTAAAGTTGGGAAGAAATGTAACAAGTACCTATTCCacaatagtaatatatgaaattcaaaaataaatatctaAAATGGGATTAAGAATAACGATTTTATAAAACTTTATGTaaagataagaaaataatatagaaaattaacaaataatatttttttaaaaaattaaaaaaataaaaattattatatctgaattataaaaaaagggcGTTGTACTGTTACCTTGTATTATTTaagcttaaaaaaaaaatgtttagaATCGTAGTTATAAaggatataataaatatacatgtgtattaACGATTTGgaaaaattacaattataataCGCATTAACTAGCtattttgtacatttatttgtatattcatttgtatattcatttgtatatccatttgtatattcatttgtatatccatttgtatattcatttgtaatatttactttttttttattttttttttggttggAAATTGTTTTTTGTGTCAACAAAAGTTATGACACATGCATAACGTTTACTAGCTAAAACGAATTTGGAAAAGCtacttttgtaatttttttaccttgcctgttcataaataaagcaataatagcattattttttgttttcctgTGTGTGTGTGCAGCAAAAGGgttgtttaaataaaaaaaaaaaaaaatgtatcgttacttcttatttaaaaatatattcagtAGGATCATATTATTTGCTTGATATTTTTAatcctttaaaaaattgttcaaaTACATTTTGAATACATACTGATTGTTGTAGTGAATATCCAACTTCGCCAATTGgtgaatataattttgaaaaagcaaaaatgtaaataatacaGATTTGTTATAGTATACAAAATGTgataactttttatttttaattaattgaaatataaataaaaaatataattcctAGATAATAATGGCACGTATAcctagaataaaaaaaagaacagaatattttattatttcgttttttttttttttttattttccatgtTTGCATTATATcatatcatttaattttgtgGTTAGTATTGTTCTTTGGAATAAAATGAGAAAGTTTcgtaaaaaaacaaaaattgttaatctaaatattaacataaaacaaaaagatatTACATAATTCTACCCGTTAATTTaggtataaaaaattatataggCCTCTTATATATAGAGAGATTAGTACAAAATTAAGCTTTAcatgttttgtttttgtttatttaggCAAATATTACTGTACATTTGTTTTCTCTTGTAATATTTTGAACATACGCGGGTTGTTTTTTAGCAAAAAAACGTTCATGATTTATGATACGAGAAGAAGAAATGTCATCGTATTTCAATTCGCTTATTTCGGtcaaaataattatgcttctttcttcttttaatgttcctttgaaaaaatattccacAGTTAAggcttttttctttttcccctCTCAAAATTAGGgatctttttataaaaaaaaagtcaatTTGCTACGTAAATTTTTTGattacaatttaaaaataaataaatataaatatatatatatatatatatatatattagtaccAAATTCATTAAGGGACGCAAAACTAggatgaaaaatatgttagtatatatattagtaaaaatataattttaaaataaaattactattgcaattattttttgctatcttgtatttttttcaatgcagaccatgtaaaaattttaatttactaaattacaaaattatggTGTAAAAAAATTGGCAATGATAcacaaaattttgaatatttgagagcttaataaaataaaaatagaataaaaataaaaataacaaaaacaataacgaaaaaataagcaGTAACGAAAGCAAAAGCAAtaacgaaaataaaaataaaaataaaaaaacgcGCTAAATACAAAcaacaaatgaataatacatatatataataccaaaaaaaagaactatGTTTCATGTTCCTCAAAATTTAATTGTTCATTACCATCATTGTTCTATAAAAGATGTTGGCGATGTTTTTATAGACTGTTTAAAtgttcaattattttttctaaagaaCGTTTTAAATTGTCCTTTCTTACATTTAGTAGAAGAAATACATCCTTTTAGCAATTATGGGTCTTACCCATATGCTTTTAATACCTTAGAGgggaatattttatatgacaCGGAAATTATTGACtatttgaaaaatgttatacgaaaattattatataaaaaaagttattttaaaaattagtaaGAAGTATTTATGTAATCTCCAGATGTTTATATGCTTTTACATATGAtgtatttccatttttcagatttatttatttggtTCGATtgaatatgaattatattttggaATTTTGAATGAACTAAAGACAATATTGGtatcatatttttagttaaagttttgtaaaaatatatagtaaaaaaaaaaaaaaagtttagaTAAGACTGTTCTTATGCACTGGGCGAAATTTCTTTTACTCAGATATACTACCTATGGGCAGATGACAAAatttacaataattttaccaaaaaaatatataaagatagGTTTTTTTATCTATACTACGTTTACCTAATAAGgtacaatataatattccgtttttatacatacatatatatatatatatgtatgcgtaCTTACATGTATGTGcacttatatgtatatgcttaaataaatgaactccttattttttgttttttttttcacatagAAAGCTGAGAGaagaaaatttagaaaaatgcaaaatgagAGGATTAGACAACCACAGTTTTGTTAGTactatatacattatatagcatttttaattaatatataaatccCAATTAtaggcatatatattttccgtttcttttatttatagaatataaaacggttgaaaacaattttaaatatattagataatattttgtatgaTAAGAACAAATCCAGATCAGAAAGTGATGTTTCCTATTTTCATTCAGTGTGCTTTTCTGTTTTATCCATATTTTACTCAATAcctttaaaatgtataaatataccaATGTTATTAACAGAAAATATTCTACAAACTGCtctattattaaaatatacatataagacaaaataaaattatgcaagaaaaaaagatatatgaattttaaattaaaacgtAATTAGGAactaatttttcatatatttttttttatcttttatcttttctttttttttttttgtttctgttATAGTTAACATGGAGTTACAAAATGTTTTACTATCCAAGCCGACTTTAATAGAATTTGTTAAAAGCCTCAACGATACTCACAAAGTGTGGAAAAATGAGAAATCGTTTCTTTTAGGTATCTGCAACACATGCTAGTGTGATAGCTTTTATATGTACagcgaaaaaataaagaccttactattttttagaaCACTATGGacattattctttatttattattatattattattattattctttatttattattatattattattattattattattattattattatttttttttttttttttatttgtgaaTGTTATTGGAatacatgtttataaaaCACATTTACTGATAATCAAAGTGGACATagtttttacataaaaaaaaaaaaaaatgaaaaaaaaatgaaaaaaaatgaaaatattagaaaacCATTTTATATGGTTATATATTACCAATAATTcgattatatgcatataacgtatgtataaaaaaaacactATAAAACAAGTGTAAATGTGTTATTCCTACGAATATATtttgtgaaaaaataaaagaagttaCTTTTTAACGATTTTACCTGAACAGGTCAGCTCTAtaaccatatttttttaaccaACCTTCTCTAGCTGTTTGAAAAAAGGCCATTTTTGCCATTCGcgtaaatttataaattcctCTAGAATATCCTCCTTGTATACACCTCATCCGTATTCTATTAACACCAACCTGAAGGTCAACAAAAAGGGGggttatttatataactatgattaaaaattaaaaaaaaaaaaaaaaaattacattgaatatatatatgtatttacgtagaaaatattttgaatgaCATCATTCTGGGTATATACtgattatattaaatgaatatttcaattttgtCAATTAAAAATAGACTATGACCACATCTGTTCAATTAAAAagattattctttttttttttgggagttcttatatgtattatacatacatgtatacatacactcATACACAAATTCCCACATACGTAAATACGTATATGGGCATATATCCCCCTTACTTTATTGTTAATTCTTATTTGTCCTTTAAAACCAAggttttcaaaaatatttttataaacccTTGTGTTTACTTCAGATTCCATAAAAGCCCGCCTTGCTAAAATATCTCTGTACACTCTTCTGTTATAACTAGGAAATCCTAATGGTACTTGATTCAAATATGGACCTGGGTTTCTTGCTGCCATTTAAATGATCGTAAAAAagttgaaataaaataaaaagtcaaatgtacatatacgaACAAAGAAATAGAgaaattcataaataaattataaaataattgtgtgatataataaaattattaaaaatatatatatatatatatatatataaagaattgtAAAATAACGAAAGGacaaaagaatttttaattttacgtTTTCACAAGagttatttttgtattttcttttaaaaatttctgTGCAAAGAATAAATGTGCACGCACATATAAGTtaatataatgaagaaaatgggggtacataaatgaaataaggctgggaagtaaaaaaaaaaaaaaaaaaaaaaaaaaaaaattaaattatcaaatgaaatttatataaaataaacactTATGCTTCTACACACGGAAAAatagtttttataaaagattCATAAATCCTTCTTTTCACCGTTCCACAattaaatcatatattttactctCTGAAATTTCATgcatgattttttttttattagcgaaaaaatatattatataataaaacatcaACTACGAAACTTcactaaataaataaatgaatacagAGATATCACAAATGGAAACAAGGTTAAACATTAATAATCGTATATATGCACCATTTGAGCATTCTGAAAATTACGGAAGGATTAATTGAAATAACAAGTTTACTGTTTACTATTTTAACTTTTACAAATGATCTGTTTGTATAAGCAGATTATTTGATTTGGCTCCCTTTATCAGAGTGCATTGTAttcatgcatatacatatgcatgtgtatatgaacatgtatttgtgtatgtacatatgtgaaGGGCTACATTTACGccttaaatttatattaaagtgttgtaatataaatttgcGTTATAAATGCTCTGAACcgatattaacaaaaatacaaTTCCCGCAAGTTGTGTAATATGCATTTTTGCTATCTCTCAATGATATAATCTATTCAGTATTTAAGGGGCAatggttaaaaaaaaaaaaaaaaaaatttttactatatttttgatGAAAAACAATACTTATCAAATAATGAAATGAAGGTTAAGAAATTACTGTGCTACTATAATGCGACATTGCAATTCCCACGGTGAAGCAAATAATATTGTCTTCATAATTCGTTCATCAAGGGAATATTATTTCTACGGCTGAAAGTAGTTCGTATAGGTGCACTCCGTGttccttaaattttttttttttttttactagtATTTCTATCATTTAGGTACATATTTCGgttttatataaatcatttttacttttttgttgtttatAGTTTGCGAACTAACATTACACAagttttttatacatttttgtacGATTAGAAAACtttgatttttttctttgatgTTTAAAATATCTAATAAAGTTAATATATCCATTTtcccattatttttttctataatttttaataaaattttagcaCAATTATCTTCTTTAAtttgtaattctttttttcgaattttttccttaataaattcattaatattgttaCTTTTATTACTTGTTGtagctttattttttgcctcttcttcatcttctaCATCATCATCTTCGTCATCCTCGTCATCCTcgtcatcatcatcatcatcatcatcatcatcatcatcgtcATCATCGTCATCATCGTCTTCGTCTTCTTCATCATCCTCGTCTtcattatcatcatcattgtcatcctcctcctcctcctcctcATCGTCATCCTCTTCTTCGTCCTCCTCATCGTCTTCTTCAACCACTTCATtctttgtttgttttttgtttacatctcgttttttctttttatcctttttagtGTTTTCACCTTTTTttggtttattttttaaaattctttttttcactgttcgtttttgttttttactaATTTCTTGTTCTTTACCTTGGTCTATTTCATCATCGTCATCATCCGAATATTGATTTAGTTCATCATCCTCTTCATCATTGACTTGCTGTTTTAATAAAGATTTCAGGGTTTGACCATAAGATGTTAATGTAGATTCATCATTATATGAATTGTTATCTGAGTCATCATTTTCATCTTCATCTTCATCAAATTCTTCTTGACCTGAATCATCGACATTTAAATCTTCATCATCGCTTTTCTTACCATCATTGTTATAGTCCCAATTAACATTACTTTTTCTAAGCGATGTAATTGCTAAGGCTGAATTTACATATTCAATTTCgtctttattttctcttcttaatttatataaatttttaaatctttttttttcttgtctTCTTAATCCAAATTCATCATCATCGTCTTCTTCATCTGAAGAcgaatttgtatttataatttttttttttttttttttttttttttcgtctttttcttttatattaattttcatcatttcttctttattttttagcctttctaatatatcatctaatcttttattatttagttcacttttcaatttttcttgTGCATTAtctgtattatatttattggaAGTCTTAGCTGACAAGTCAGGTTCAAAAACATGCCAACTAGACACAGGGTAAAGATCAGaatattcttcattttcaattaaaacaaaaaaaacgtCCGAATctaaattacattttttagaTACATAAGATTGATGACTtatctttcctttttcattagacgtatttttcaataaccaataaaatgaattattattcttCTCGTTTCTTAAAGTACTCTCTATATCTTCATCTTTggactgaaaaaaaaaaaggcttaAATTTATCGAACGTAAAGCGTCAATGAGGGAAAAACGTAGAAAAATGGCACAACGTTCAGTCAAATGAGTCTTACGTATGCTCACGCACATAGAGCACATAAGGCACAATtgtacgtacgtacatacatatgtgtgtatatatatgcacaaatgTAAACATGTTTGCAAGTGTagatacaaatatacatatacagttacatatacacttatgtatttaaatatatacatatatatatacatatttacatatatacatacatatttacatatatacatacatatttacatatatacatacatatttacatatatacatacatatttacatatatacatacatatttacatatatacatacatatttacatatacacatacatatttatatatatacatataattatgttttttactaTAAATGTTATGGGCGGGGTTAACTTGTTTAATTCGCGATTATCCGTAAAGCGcgaaacaaaatattttacattgtCATCCGTTTTGTTTATTCTTAGTCTCTTGTTACCGAATTTGGACAAATTAAAATCTGAATATTTTAACGACTCATTTGTTTCactcatttttcttttctcttcttttctttttatttttttataatatcaaaTGTTTTGTATTTGGCCTTTCGTTGAGCCTTGGATCATATTTTCgcaaaaaaaacaagtacTATGTATTTTACGGAAGGCGCtgcatatgcacatacataatCAAGTgaatttacttttatatatatatatatatatatatatatatatatatatatacacatatgtacgtatgtatgtaaaatataatggagctttctttttaattatggaCACTggtaaaaagaaagaaaaataaattaaaatgggGAAACATAAACAAACAAGTACAATGAAACGATGgcacaaattaaaataaaaataaagaaaaaaaaaaaaaaaaaaaaaaaaaaaaataaaataaaataaaaacaaaaaataaaaaaaaacaaaaaaaaaaaaaaaaaataaaataaaataaaaataaagaaaaataaataattataaaagtgTATACATAAGGAAAGCGACAAATATATCAATACCATAGcgtgtaaatataaatgtatatatacaagaggataaatgtaaaaatgaacGAATGAACGAATGAACCAATGAACGAATGAACGAATGAACGAATGAACGAATGAACGAATGAACGAATGAACAAACAGCGCTGCCtaaaattgaagaaaaaaaaaaaaataattaaccaaaaaaatttacaaagtattataaaataatataatataccaTTTTCACATGGTATTATTTGTGCTTACATATaatgtaattaatttttttgtgcaGCAAAGCTAGtaaataaacgaataaaaatattttagcaAAATATGCATTAAGTATTAAGATAAAAGAATGTAAAAAGTTTAGTcaaattaacatatatataaaaagagaaatttaAAAGGgcgtaataaatatacaacatatgtatatatatatatatatatatatatatatatatatatatatatatatatatatatatatatatatagaaggGAACAAAAATGATTTAAACCGTAATATACATCCTTAAATATAACTAATGgcgttaaaaataaagaacaaaattgtaaaaaaaaaagccaaTAGTAAGGGTACTACCAAAaggaagaaagaaaaaaatg contains:
- a CDS encoding inner membrane complex protein, whose protein sequence is MNIFSKSTCSSCNMCKCCCEKAEIKVTERTYTYNEFHDLCSREKSVDFPCIPTERIVLESFDHPQLYYHQIDSEFYAKNILYEVPLISYAQGPFFEKMNDLETHKKYQLPTISYVSDPVYIRRRQKCTLSDLSKSAYCEPCKSTHPHPIIKYEMFKKIIIDSDSDSDSDCDSDSDSDSDSDSDCDCNHSSINYSKQHYIFLNHFVLGGSIFRIYQLCTFDSVLHDDE
- a CDS encoding hypothetical protein (conserved Plasmodium protein); translated protein: MFHVPQNLIVHYHHCSIKDVGDVFIDCLNVQLFFLKNVLNCPFLHLVEEIHPFSNYGSYPYAFNTLEGNILYDTEIIDYLKNIYLFGSIEYELYFGILNELKTILIYYLWADDKIYNNFTKKIYKDRKLREENLEKCKMRGLDNHSFNIKRLKTILNILDNILYDKNKSRSEINMELQNVLLSKPTLIEFVKSLNDTHKVWKNEKSFLLGICNTC
- a CDS encoding ribosomal protein S14; the protein is MAARNPGPYLNQVPLGFPSYNRRVYRDILARRAFMESEVNTRVYKNIFENLGFKGQIRINNKVGVNRIRMRCIQGGYSRGIYKFTRMAKMAFFQTAREGWLKKYGYRADLFR